In Quercus robur chromosome 11, dhQueRobu3.1, whole genome shotgun sequence, the following proteins share a genomic window:
- the LOC126704832 gene encoding uncharacterized protein LOC126704832, with protein sequence MPHIDSYDGVKDPLDHLETFKTLMHLQGVANEIMCRAFPTTLKGAARIWFCQLTLSSISTFKELSAQFTSHFIGGHRYKKSTTCLMNIKQREDGTLRSYITRFNNKALSVDEANDKILVAAFTNGLRKGKFLFSLYKNDPKTMLDVLYKATKYMNIEDAMLAREDKLRKRGK encoded by the coding sequence ATGCCACATATAGACAGTTACGACGGAGTCAAGGATCCTCTAGatcacctggagaccttcaagaccttgatgcaTCTTCAAGGAGTTGCAAATgaaatcatgtgtagggccttccctacaacgctgaagggTGCTGCGAGAATTTGGTTCTGTCAGTTAACGCTTAGCTCTATCAGTactttcaaggagctgagcgccCAGTTCACTTCGCACTTCATTGGGGGGCACAGATACAAGAAGTCAACTACATGTCTGATGAATATTAAGCAGCGGGAGGACGGGACGTTGAGGTCCTACATAACCCGTTTCAACAACAAAGCCCTCTCAGTTGACGAAGCGAATGACAAGATACTCGTGGCAGCATTCACTAATGGGTTACGAAAGGGTAAGTTCTTGTTTTCTCTATACAAGAACGATCCAAAGACCATGTTGGATGTGCTTTACAaggccaccaagtatatgaacatAGAAGACGCAATGCTGGCTCGTGAGGATAAGCTCAGAAAAAGGGGAAAATAG
- the LOC126705644 gene encoding outer envelope protein 64, mitochondrial → MSKAVKVIQANASNPKLLIALGIGLAAGVVILTETRRRRRRRANAAAQRKDFGTFVVRFELLPFPQPPPPAARLPLSSLTFAIKDIFDVKDYVTGFGSRDWERTHEVSEKTAVAVTALLKNGATCVGKTVMDELAFGITGENRHYGTPTNPQMPSCIPGGSSSGSAVAVAAGLVDFALGTDTIGCVRIPASFCGILGFRPSHGAVSMIGVLRNSQSLDTVGCFARDPSILHRVGHVLLKLNSVEPRRARRLIFADDLFQFSKVPTQKTLNVVNKAIENLSGYQPPKHTNFGQYIGSNVPSLKQFQEPSSNLQNGTSTLKALSSVMVSLQRYEFKTNHEEWVNSVKPKLGPDVSDRVLAAINTTHKNMKILYKVRTEMRVALQNLLKDDGILVIPTVADSPLKLNTKKGLSAEFHDRIFALSSIASISGCCQVSIPLGKHNDCPISVSFITFHGADKFLLDTVLDMYSSLQEQASIASNSVHLPDTNGNMDASELLKEKGNAAFKGMQWNKAVKYYTEAINLNSTIATYFCNRAAAYLELGCFQQAEEDCSKAILLDRKNVKAYLRRGTARESLLHYKESAEDFKHALVLEPQNKVASRAEKRLRKLMS, encoded by the exons ATGTCAAAGGCAGTAAAAGTTATACAGGCCAATGCTTCCAATCCCAAGCTGTTGATCGCACTTGGGATCGGCCTTGCCGCCGGTGTCGTGATCCTCACCGAGACCCGCCGGAGGAGGCGGAGGCGTGCCAACGCCGCTGCCCAAAGAAAGGACTTCGGTACTTTCGTCGTCCGATTCGAGCTTCTCCCTTTCCCTCAGCCTCCTCCTCCTGCCGCTAGACtgcctctctcttctcttactTTCGCCATCAAGGACAT ATTTGATGTGAAGGATTATGTGACGGGGTTTGGGAGTCGAGATTGGGAGAGAACACATGAGGTTTCAGAGAAGACGGCGGTGGCAGTGACTGCTCTGTTGAAAAATGGGGCTACTTGTGTTGGCAAGACTGTTATGGATGAATTGGCATTCGG GATAACTGGGGAGAACCGGCATTATGGAACCCCCACCAATCCACAAATGCCATCATGTATCCCCGGAGGTTCCTCTAGTGGCTCTGCTGTGGCGGTTGCAGCTGGACTTGTCGATTTTGCTCTTG GTACTGATACTATTGGATGTGTCAGAATCCCAGCATCATTTTGTGGTATCCTTGGATTTCGACCGTCTCATGGGGCTGTATCTATGATTGGAGTACTTCGAAATTCACAGAGCTTAGACACTGTTG GATGCTTTGCTCGTGATCCATCTATTCTACATCGTGTTGGACATGTTTTACTTAAACTAAATTCAGTGGAGCCTAGAAGGGCAAGACGTCTTATTTTTGCTGAtgacctctttcagttttctaaAGTTCCCACGCAAAAGACATTAAATGTTGTTAACAAAGCAATTGAAAACCTTTCTGGGT ACCAGCCTCCAAAGCATACGAATTTTGGTCAGTATATTGGTTCAAATGTGCCCAGTTTAAAACAGTTTCAAGAGCCGTCATCCAACTTGCAAAATGGGACATCTACTTTAAAAGCGCTCTCTTCTGTAATGGTTTCACTGCAAAG ATATGAATTCAAAACAAATCATGAAGAATGGGTAAATTCAGTCAAACCCAAGCTAGGACCTGATGTGTCTGATCGTGTTCTTGCAGCAATTAATACCACACACAAGaacatgaaaattttatataaagtcAGAACTGAGATGCGGGTTGCCCTTCAAAATCTCTTAAAG gATGATGGTATATTAGTAATTCCTACGGTGGCTGACTCCCCATTAAAGCTCAATACAAAGAAGGGACTTTCAGCTGAATTCCATGATCGCATATTTGCACTGTCAAGCATTGCTAGCATATCTGGATGCTGTCAG GTTTCCATTCCCTTAGGAAAGCACAATGATTGTCCAATCTCTGTTTCATTTATCACATTCCATGGTGCTGATAAATTTCTTCTTGATACGGTCTTGGATATGTATTCATCTCTCCAAGAGCAAGCTAGCATCGCATCCAATTCAGTGCATTTGCCAGATACCAATGGTAACATGGATGCTTCTGAACTCTTGAAAGAAAAG GGAAATGCTGCATTTAAGGGAATGCAGTGGAATAAGGCTGTCAAATACTACACTGAAGCTATCAATTTGAATTCGACAATTGCAACTTACTTTTGCAACCGTGCCGCTGCTTACCTAGAGCTGGGATG TTTTCAACAAGCTGAAGAGGACTGCAGTAAGGCAATATTACTTGATAGGAAG AATGTGAAGGCTTATCTGAGGCGTGGAACAGCTAGAGAATCACTTCTCCATTATAAAGAAtctgctgaag ATTTCAAGCATGCTCTTGTTCTTGAACCACAGAATAAGGTTGCAAGTCGTGCTGAAAAGAGACTTAGAAAGCTGATGAGTTGA